The DNA segment GGGCTGTTAGAGTGTCCTTACCACGGTTGGTCTTTCTCTGGAGATGGTCATTGTCAACGCATTCCCCAACAAGTTGCAGGTGGAACAGCAGAGACTTTTAAACGTGCTTGTGCGACATCTTTACCCACCACGGAACGCCAGGGACTGTTATTTGTATTCGCCGGCAAAGCTGAAAATGCGACAAACACCAAAGTTCCTGTGATTGAACCCCTGCAAGAATCTTCTGAGGGTTGGGTTGTAATTAATACTTTTCGAGATGTCCCTTATGATGCCCTGACACTGCTAGAAAATATCCTCGACCCCAGTCATGTCTCTTTTACACATCATAAATCAGTGGGTAACAGGAAGAATGCAGCACCTTTGGGTTTGGAGGTGGTGGAATCGGGAAAGCAAGGATTTAAGGGCATTTGGAAGCAAGGTTTAAAACCAAATCAAACGGGAAAATTATCTACAACCTTCGTCGCCCCGGCTTTAATGTGGCATGATATTAACTCGGAGCGTGGCAGAGTGATTACAAGTGTTTATGCTACGCCTATCCGTAAAGGCGAGTGTCGTTTATTTGCTCGTTTTCCCTTTAAGTTTCCCTCGAAACTACCGGGGTTATTGATTAAGCTCAGACCGCGCTGGTATGTCCATATTGGACAAAATGGTGTTTTGGAAGATGACCAAATTTTTCTGCACTATCAAGAACGTTATTTAGCAGCGAAGGGGGGTAGCCCTAATTTTACTAAGGCGTTTTATCTAGCTACTAAAGCTGATAGTTTTGTGTTTGAATTGCGTCAGTGGGTGAACCAATACAAAGCTGAACCTTTTCCGGGTGAAAGTTTCCCGCCAGCAATACCTAAAGGAGATTTGTTAGAGAGGTATCATTCTCATACTGTCCATTGTGCCAGCTGTCGAGGTGCGATCGCACAGATTCAACGCCTAAGATTTTGGTGTGGTGTGATAGCAGTATTGGCTTTAGCAAGTATTCCACTGCTGGGGTTATATTTTGATAACACGTCAATTTTAGCAGTTGTCCTTGAGACTATCACACCTCTAGCCTTTGGAGCCGCATGGTTAGGATTAACTAAACTGGAAAAGCAATTCTACGAGGGCAGAAGTGTACCGCCACGTAACTTACCGGATTAATACCCACTCCCTACTCCCTACTCCCCATTCCCTACCTGACGGCCTGTTTTTGCAAATCTTCTAGAGAACACACCTCTAAGGCTCTAGCATGGGTGGCTGCAAGGACAACCGGCGGCGCAACCCCAGCTTCTAAAGCTTCTTGCCAACGCGCTGCACATAAACACCAGCGATCGCCTGGCCGTAATCCGGGAAACTTAAATTGGGGAACTGGTGTGCTGAGGTCATTTCCCTGCAATTTGGTATATTCCAAAAATTCGGCTGTGACTTGGGCGCAAACAACGTGCATCCCAAAATCTTGACCACCTGTAGTACAAAACCCGTCGCGGTAATAGCCAGTCATGGGAGATGTACAGCAACTCTCCAGGTCTGTCCCTAGTACGTTTTTTGCATCTGCCATATTTAATTCCTAATTTTTGGGGATAATTCTCATATTAACTTTAAGACTCGCGTAAAACGTAGCCTACACCGCGCACAGTTTGAATCAGACGCTTGTGACTTTCATCTTCAATTTTGAGGCGTAAATAGCGAATGTAAACTTCTATGACATTCGATTCACCCATAAAGTCGTAACCCCAAACGTTTTCCAAAATTTGTTCGCGGGTCAATACCTCACGGGGGTGTTCCATTAAGAATTTTAATAGTTCAAATTCTTTCATGGTCAAGTCAATTGTCCGCCCGTTATGGATGGCGCGACGGGTGGCTACATCTAAAATCAAATCCCCAAAACGTAACTGTTCGCTGGTATCAACATCAGGTTTTAAATAAAGGCGAATCAACTTCAAAAAGTCTTCTGGGCGATAAGGCTTGAGGACATAATCATCAGCCCCAGCTTCTAAACAAGCTACCCGATCATCGACTGTATCTCTGGCCATGAGGATGAGGACAGGGGCGCACATCCCAGCACTTCTGAGATTTCTACACAACGAGAGTCCTGATTCTCCTGAGAGCATCCGGTCTACAACAATTAAAGCAGGTTGGCGATCGCGGGAGTATTGTAAACCGCTAGCCGCATCATGAGCCAAAATCGCTTCATAACCGGCTTCTCGCAAATCAAAGGATAGCTGATTGGCTAAACTTTCATCGGTTTCAATCACCAGAACACAGGGACTGTGAGCAATTGTCATCATAATTCGTAATTCATAATTCGTAATTCGTAATTCGTAATTCCGACACTACAAGGGTTTCATTGATTTGGATTGCGTGATGTATTTACGCTGACTTGTACTATATATGTAATTACGGGTTTTTGCTCATGGAGATACTGAGTGTTTTAACATATACAAGTATCAGCCATTCAGTTATCAGATGCAATTTTTATCCCTGATTCCTAATTCCTGATGGTGTTTGAGAATTTGATTGTGGACTTAGAAAGCGATGGGCAAAGCCCCGCCTCCGGCGATCGCTATATTTAACGAAGCTGATTTATTTGTACTATGACCGCAAGGCGTAAATAGGTACACCAGTTCAAAAATTTCCAAATCCCAAAATTAAGACTTTTGACTTTTGACTTCCGCCCTGCGGTTCTAGGGTAACTCTACTGATGTCGGTTTGGCGATATGTGGTAGACCCCAACCGAGCTTTTCGCGCAAAATGCGGAAGAATTCCGGTGGTTGTAGGCGAATGAATCGGACTTTGTAGTGCGATCGCTCTAAATTTACCCGATCCTCTGGGAAAATATAACATCCCCCATTACCATCTACTACCATCACCAGTCGAGGAACATTAACTGCGTAAATGTTAACTATTTCCGTATCTGGAAATACCAAGGCCCTGGAAGCTAGGGAGTGGGGACAAATGGGGACTAACTGCAACACAGGTACACCCGGAGTGATCACCGGACCTCCAGCGCTTAATGAATAAGCCGTGGAACCTGTGGGAGTAGAAACTATCACACCATCCGCAGCAATATCCACTGGTGCGTGTCGCCCGACCGCAATTTCAAAATGGCACATCGAAGTTAATGGTTCTCGATGCAAAACCATTTCGTTTAAGCAGAGGGCTTCCCACAGCACAGACTCACCGCGAAAAACTTTCACAGTCAGCATGGATTGTTCTTCGATTTCAAAATCACCCGCCATTGCCATCTCTATGGCTTGAGGCAGTTGATTCACATAAGTTTCCGTCAAAAATCCCATGTGACCAGTATTCACCGTTAACAGTGGAATACCAGCCGGAGCGACTAGACGCGAAGCTGCTAAAACAGTGCCATCTCCCCCTAAGACCACAGCAAACTTCATTTCTGAGTCAAAACCAGGAGGAGTCAGTCCTTCAATGGGCGTGTGGCACACAGGACTCTCTGGGTTAGAGTAGCCCAATATGCCACCAATACTTCTGGTGACAACTACATCCCAACCGGCTGCGGTGAGACTGTCTTTCAGTTCGATAGCGATGCGACCCGCTATCGGTTTAATGTCATTGTAAATAATGCCTGCTTTCGGCACACTCAAATATCCAAGTTTAAAAGATGCTTTTTACTTCTGTCATCGTGACATATTTTGGTCAATGTAGTCATTAGTCTGCAAAAAAATTAGCTCAAACCCCTGAAGAGGAAGGGAGCAAAGAATTTTGGATTTTGGATTTTGGATTTTAGATTGCAGTCTAAGGGACTTCCAAATAAAAAAATCACCAGTTTGTAGTCGGGGTTAGGACGGTAGTCTGTAACCCACCATTATCCTTTAATTTAAGGTGGGTTACGCTGCGCTTTAGCGTAGCCATGCCCCTTGGGCTATACCCCGACTACAATTTTTGGGCAATTTATTTTTTGGTGTTCCCTAATCCAAAATCTAAAATCTAAAATCTAAAATTGATTGACTAATTACCAATGATTTTATTGACTATTAACTTTGGAAGATTGTTTAAACGGAGTTTTTTTCGGCTTCTGTTTTTTGTTTTTCGATTTATTTTTCTCGTAGTCTAGCTCTTTCAGCTTCTTCATAATGCGACTGAAATACTCTTGCAGGTAGCTTTCCAGAGTCGTAGTTTGTCCTTGGTCTAAGCCAAAAACTTGGTATACCTCATCCATGGGGGCATTTAAGGGTTTACCACTGGCTAAGACTTCTGTAAACTCCAGTCTGTCTGCAACGTTCCAGCCCCACTGAAAGAAGCGGATGACGCGGCGAATGGTACGCAGCAGGTTAATTGGCATTCGTGTAATTCTGGCATCTTTACCAGACAAACGCTCACACAGACCAATGATTTCCTCAGCACTCCAAGGGCGAGTACCCACTACAGGAAAAGCTTGATTCTGTGTTTCTGGCACACTCAAACTGCGAATTGCAAATTTAGCGATGTCCTGAGTGTCCATATAAGCCACCGGCGAAGAATTACCAGTTACCCAAACCGGTTGATTTTCCAAAATCGGAATCCCATATTGACCGATTAAGCCTTGCATAAAGCCAGCTAACCGCAAAATTGTGTAATTTATCCCAGATTCAGCTAAAAATACTTCTGTACACCGCTTAATTTCCATCAGTGGCACTTCTGGATACTTATCGGCATCAAGAATAGAAAAGAATATAAAACGTTCTACACCCGCAGTTTTTGCAGCTTGGATTAATGCTACCTGTCCATCCCAATCAACTTGTTTGATAGTTAGTGAATCTGTGGCGCGAGACGTGGCCGCATCAATGACTGCGGTGACTCCTGACAGCGCTCCGGTAAGGCTTTCGGGGTTACACAAATCTCCCCGCACTAATTCAGCACCCCATTCTTTGAGAAATGCAGCTCTTTTGGTACTCCGCACCAGACAGCGTACTTTATGCCCCTCATCGATAGCACGACGAGCCACTTGTCTTCCTAAGGTGCCAGTGGCACCGACAATTAATAAAGTCATGAGGGTAGTTTTAAATTTTTAACTTTTATGAAATGAATCTTAACAGAATTAGCTGTGTAAACAAAAGTTTACGTTTTTTTAATAAACATGAGTGGGGAGTAGGGAGTGGGGAGTGGGGAGTGGGGGAGAAGAGGAACGGT comes from the Nodularia sp. NIES-3585 genome and includes:
- a CDS encoding Rieske 2Fe-2S domain-containing protein → MLEIKPNLGNNSVEEIFPGGNDPDCFDWQEAWYPVHYLEDLDKSKPTPFTLLGKDIVIWWDRKTQSWQAFVDQCPHRLAPLSEGRINEDGLLECPYHGWSFSGDGHCQRIPQQVAGGTAETFKRACATSLPTTERQGLLFVFAGKAENATNTKVPVIEPLQESSEGWVVINTFRDVPYDALTLLENILDPSHVSFTHHKSVGNRKNAAPLGLEVVESGKQGFKGIWKQGLKPNQTGKLSTTFVAPALMWHDINSERGRVITSVYATPIRKGECRLFARFPFKFPSKLPGLLIKLRPRWYVHIGQNGVLEDDQIFLHYQERYLAAKGGSPNFTKAFYLATKADSFVFELRQWVNQYKAEPFPGESFPPAIPKGDLLERYHSHTVHCASCRGAIAQIQRLRFWCGVIAVLALASIPLLGLYFDNTSILAVVLETITPLAFGAAWLGLTKLEKQFYEGRSVPPRNLPD
- a CDS encoding DUF2237 family protein, with amino-acid sequence MADAKNVLGTDLESCCTSPMTGYYRDGFCTTGGQDFGMHVVCAQVTAEFLEYTKLQGNDLSTPVPQFKFPGLRPGDRWCLCAARWQEALEAGVAPPVVLAATHARALEVCSLEDLQKQAVR
- the nblR gene encoding response regulator transcription factor NblR — protein: MTIAHSPCVLVIETDESLANQLSFDLREAGYEAILAHDAASGLQYSRDRQPALIVVDRMLSGESGLSLCRNLRSAGMCAPVLILMARDTVDDRVACLEAGADDYVLKPYRPEDFLKLIRLYLKPDVDTSEQLRFGDLILDVATRRAIHNGRTIDLTMKEFELLKFLMEHPREVLTREQILENVWGYDFMGESNVIEVYIRYLRLKIEDESHKRLIQTVRGVGYVLRES
- a CDS encoding NAD(+) kinase, whose amino-acid sequence is MPKAGIIYNDIKPIAGRIAIELKDSLTAAGWDVVVTRSIGGILGYSNPESPVCHTPIEGLTPPGFDSEMKFAVVLGGDGTVLAASRLVAPAGIPLLTVNTGHMGFLTETYVNQLPQAIEMAMAGDFEIEEQSMLTVKVFRGESVLWEALCLNEMVLHREPLTSMCHFEIAVGRHAPVDIAADGVIVSTPTGSTAYSLSAGGPVITPGVPVLQLVPICPHSLASRALVFPDTEIVNIYAVNVPRLVMVVDGNGGCYIFPEDRVNLERSHYKVRFIRLQPPEFFRILREKLGWGLPHIAKPTSVELP
- a CDS encoding SDR family oxidoreductase, producing MTLLIVGATGTLGRQVARRAIDEGHKVRCLVRSTKRAAFLKEWGAELVRGDLCNPESLTGALSGVTAVIDAATSRATDSLTIKQVDWDGQVALIQAAKTAGVERFIFFSILDADKYPEVPLMEIKRCTEVFLAESGINYTILRLAGFMQGLIGQYGIPILENQPVWVTGNSSPVAYMDTQDIAKFAIRSLSVPETQNQAFPVVGTRPWSAEEIIGLCERLSGKDARITRMPINLLRTIRRVIRFFQWGWNVADRLEFTEVLASGKPLNAPMDEVYQVFGLDQGQTTTLESYLQEYFSRIMKKLKELDYEKNKSKNKKQKPKKTPFKQSSKVNSQ